A single Amphiprion ocellaris isolate individual 3 ecotype Okinawa chromosome 15, ASM2253959v1, whole genome shotgun sequence DNA region contains:
- the LOC129350631 gene encoding C-type lectin domain family 4 member E-like: MLNEDDPCPKCEEDWEHHRGKCYYFSTHKLTWEKSRNKCRDKGGDLVKIDGRNEQSFLERRLREVMIDDADKFWIGLTDSEEEGQWLWVDGSPLDESFWGHYQPDNWIWEDLKGEDCVRMGEKDGAPDLNCWFDKSCQVPHRSICEKPEKNHQNVSECV, from the exons ATGCTAAATGAAG ATGATccatgtccaaaatgtgaagaaGACTGGGAGCATCACAGAGGAAAGTGTTACTATTTCTCCACCCATAAATTGACCTGGgaaaagagcagaaataaaTGCAGAGATAAAGGAGGAGACCTTGTGAAGATAGACGGCCGGAACGAACAA AGTTTCCTGGAGAGAAGACTGAGAGAAGTAATGATTGACGACGCAGACAAGTTCTGGATCGGCCTGACAGACTCAGAAGAAGAAGGCCAATGGTTGTGGGTAGACGGCTCACCGCTGGATGAAAG TTTTTGGGGTCACTACCAACCAGACAACTGGATATGGGAAGATCTTAAAGGAGAGGACTGTGTGAGGATGGGGGAGAAAGATGGAGCTCCTGACCTGAACTGTTGGTTCGATAAATCCTGCCAAGTTCCTCACAGAAGTATTTGtgagaaaccagaaaaaaatcaccagaatgtATCAGAATGTGTCTAA